From Carettochelys insculpta isolate YL-2023 chromosome 3, ASM3395843v1, whole genome shotgun sequence, a single genomic window includes:
- the LOC142010697 gene encoding calcium homeostasis modulator protein 5-like: MGISQMAVRFLSSQKKAIGYSLMGLLTLGGEHLFSLSAFKCPCSNKNYTYGLVYLFIPALVLLFVGFALNSRTWKLFTGCCVNPTKLLLKGKPCHFFCVFGQITLKALIAPVMWLSVVLLKGTFYECAMSGSKNLNYLEMLCHNKSDKCLEELPKVSCSRASLSSWETEEIILTLQAESQVAGWCVIVTAAFLSLLITCYGHCQFNTSHLQKKFWKIYTEKEKEQFEKYFEDYAIKLSKRNLKSFFENKKPEPFPMPSFQAWEDVSALDSFNINQQTYSSLHKLVEDSMRENNCNETQDTVVNMSSGETV, translated from the exons ATGGGTATCTCCCAAATGGCTGTCAGATTCCTCAGTAGCCAAAAGAAAGCCATTGGTTACAGTTTGATGGGACTGCTAACTCTGGGAGGTgaacatttattttctctttctgcttTTAAGTGTCCTTGCAGCAACAAAAACTACACGTATGGACTAGTGTATCTTTTTATTCCAGCCTTGGTACTACTCTTTGTTGGttttgcactgaacagcaggacCTGGAAACTCTTCACAGGCTGTTGTGTGAACCCCACAAAACTACTTCTCAAAGGAAAGCCGTGCCATTTCTTTTGTGTTTTTGGCCAGATCACATTAAAGGCTTTGATAGCCCCTGTGATGTGGCTTTCTGTGGTTTTGCTCAAAGGGACTTTTTATGAATGTGCCATGAGTGGCTCAAAAAATCTGAATTACTTGGAGATGCTTTGCCACAATAAATCCGACAAGTGCTTGGAAGAGCTTCCCAAGGTATCATGTAGCCGAGCTTCCCTGTCCTCTTGGGAGACTGAGGAGATCATACTAACACTTCAAGCAGAATCTCAG GTCGCAGGGTGGTGTGTGATAGTTACTGCTGCATTTCTGTCTTTGTTGATCACTTGTTATGGTCACTGCCAATTTAACACCAGCCATCTCCAAAAGAAGTTTTGGAAGATCTATACTGAGAAGGAGAAGGAacaatttgaaaaatattttgaggaCTATGCTATCAAATTGAGCAAACGTAACTTGAAAAGTTTTTTTGAGAATAAGAAACCGGAACCCTTTCCCATGCCAAGTTTCCAGGCTTGGGAAGATGTTTCTGCTTTGGACTCTTTCAACATTAACCAGCAGACCTACAGCTCACTTCATAAACTAGTGGAAGACAGCATGAGAGAAAACAATTGCAATGAGACTCAAGATACAGTGGTAAACATGAGTTCAGGAGAAACAGTTTAG